From the Chloroflexus aurantiacus J-10-fl genome, one window contains:
- a CDS encoding sugar ABC transporter substrate-binding protein, with amino-acid sequence MTLLCVVALICSACAAAPPAPTATAVASPVAIRSTPTPFPTNTAIPTATPAPTATPAPRQLTVWVAEPVAAQAVVADALQQAAQIAGIEVLIVPRDPDGLLLSLATDRLLGLPPPDLIWANQEGLVGLLADQSLAPLDIDLPADLLPGLRSLAGESTTVWGAPITAQDMLLLLYQPDRALPTTATDLVTAAQTARTPERAGFVQGWGAARWMAPWFYAAGGSFTTPDGSEPTLDTPAMTATLTLLRDLYRAAPRNGDSYARGQRLLAQGMAAYAIDGDWAWQTYQTISDTFQIGVAPLPAFAGAPAQPLIGGSLLMRHRAGQATTTDITALLKTLYQPEVQLRLSAALGRLPALSSLLTDTSIQSDPRRAAAAVHAASAPGLPPTPAARCAIFGVESYLYSVTIGDIALNEAPALMQREALACLRRIVQP; translated from the coding sequence ATGACGCTGTTATGCGTCGTGGCCCTGATCTGCTCTGCCTGTGCTGCTGCGCCACCTGCACCAACCGCCACCGCCGTGGCATCTCCTGTCGCGATCCGTTCCACACCAACACCATTTCCAACCAACACCGCGATTCCAACGGCGACACCGGCACCAACAGCAACACCCGCTCCCCGTCAGCTTACTGTTTGGGTGGCAGAACCGGTCGCAGCACAGGCCGTTGTCGCGGATGCATTGCAGCAGGCAGCACAGATTGCAGGCATCGAAGTGCTGATCGTTCCACGCGATCCAGACGGCCTCTTGCTGAGTCTGGCTACCGACCGTTTGCTTGGCTTACCCCCACCTGACCTGATCTGGGCCAATCAAGAGGGGCTGGTCGGGCTGTTAGCCGATCAGTCACTGGCGCCATTGGACATCGATCTCCCCGCCGATCTCTTACCCGGCCTGCGCAGCCTTGCCGGTGAATCCACCACGGTATGGGGTGCACCAATCACAGCCCAAGATATGCTCCTCTTGCTGTATCAGCCCGACCGCGCATTGCCGACAACAGCCACCGATCTCGTCACGGCAGCCCAGACCGCACGCACTCCAGAGCGAGCCGGTTTTGTGCAGGGTTGGGGCGCAGCGCGCTGGATGGCCCCGTGGTTCTACGCTGCCGGCGGCTCCTTCACGACTCCCGATGGCAGCGAACCGACGCTTGATACACCGGCAATGACGGCCACCCTGACCCTGCTGCGCGACCTGTACCGGGCCGCGCCTCGCAATGGTGACAGCTACGCCCGCGGTCAACGTCTGCTGGCGCAGGGAATGGCGGCTTACGCGATTGATGGCGACTGGGCATGGCAGACATATCAGACGATCAGTGACACCTTTCAGATTGGAGTTGCCCCATTGCCGGCCTTTGCCGGCGCTCCGGCCCAACCTTTAATCGGTGGCAGTCTCCTGATGCGCCATCGCGCTGGTCAGGCTACCACCACCGATATTACTGCCCTGCTCAAGACCCTCTATCAACCGGAGGTTCAACTACGCCTGAGTGCAGCACTAGGGAGGCTACCCGCCCTGAGCAGCCTGCTTACCGATACCAGCATTCAATCCGATCCACGACGTGCAGCAGCGGCAGTTCACGCTGCAAGTGCCCCTGGCCTACCACCCACACCGGCAGCGCGTTGTGCTATCTTCGGTGTTGAGTCCTACCTGTACAGCGTCACCATCGGCGACATAGCCCTCAACGAAGCACCCGCCCTGATGCAACGGGAGGCGTTGGCCTGTCTACGGCGAATAGTGCAACCATAG
- a CDS encoding SH3 domain-containing protein produces MTLAGDESTTVNPLTLMESAREKYTLARARREVPELALLSLHGAIEDTLRAHLLRIRSSAALGPFAGVLTAMQTLDQAPLSPEEVDAVQRLHRLRGRIARGEHLAVTGETLAAYQRLAVMLLPRYGVQVVPPAEPDRPRSTRPLQARTTLPDDEPVQVRLRDRHTQYDDARRIRALGDRGLSDPMARNERVPVVPGWIAPTLIIVSIFVIGMAVALFLQNPTPSVLPTVTVGGLSPVPTGQAPGLAPGETPITGQTPSPAFADVTPTTEAPPTAAPTGLAVGRRATVSSEIPALNVRVEPGTNAAVRVALAPGTEVEIIAGPVERDGLTWWQVRSAGIEGWCAGELLQPLP; encoded by the coding sequence ATGACGCTGGCCGGTGACGAGTCTACTACAGTCAATCCACTCACGCTGATGGAGTCGGCGCGGGAAAAATACACCCTGGCGCGAGCGCGTCGCGAGGTACCGGAACTGGCCCTGCTCAGCCTGCATGGTGCGATTGAGGATACGTTGCGTGCTCACCTTTTGCGCATCAGATCATCGGCAGCGCTCGGCCCTTTTGCCGGTGTCCTGACGGCGATGCAGACGCTTGATCAGGCGCCACTTAGTCCAGAGGAGGTTGATGCTGTCCAGCGTCTGCATCGACTGCGTGGTCGGATCGCCCGTGGCGAGCATCTGGCGGTGACCGGTGAGACTCTGGCGGCCTATCAGCGGCTGGCGGTCATGCTGTTACCCCGGTATGGGGTGCAGGTTGTACCGCCAGCCGAACCGGATCGCCCTCGATCAACCCGACCCTTGCAGGCGCGGACAACGCTGCCTGACGATGAGCCGGTGCAGGTACGTCTCCGTGATCGCCATACGCAGTACGATGATGCACGGCGGATCCGGGCACTCGGTGATCGGGGTCTGTCCGATCCGATGGCTCGCAATGAGCGTGTGCCGGTTGTGCCGGGCTGGATTGCTCCCACCTTGATTATTGTGAGCATTTTTGTGATCGGTATGGCAGTTGCCCTCTTCCTGCAAAACCCAACGCCATCGGTGTTGCCGACGGTCACTGTTGGCGGGTTGTCGCCGGTACCGACCGGTCAGGCTCCGGGATTAGCACCAGGCGAAACACCGATTACCGGACAAACGCCGTCGCCTGCATTTGCAGACGTTACGCCAACCACTGAAGCACCACCAACTGCTGCTCCGACAGGACTGGCAGTTGGAAGGAGAGCGACTGTCAGTAGCGAAATACCTGCTCTCAATGTTCGGGTTGAGCCGGGGACCAATGCGGCAGTTCGAGTTGCTCTGGCACCCGGAACCGAGGTGGAGATTATTGCCGGCCCGGTTGAGCGCGATGGACTGACGTGGTGGCAGGTGCGGAGTGCCGGTATTGAGGGATGGTGTGCCGGAGAGTTGTTACAACCATTACCGTAA
- a CDS encoding zinc ribbon domain-containing protein yields MHCPRCNTVLPDDARFCIECGTAVRVATGETIQLPPTADAAITCPVCSTANPPYARFCVYCGEAIQRSAGQPASNVPRTVSPPQPRQARLDEFDAGITLLLIGAALLIPVIFRLPPMIWPNFLMVLGIAQMIIHLRRGTLTSGIRNAIWLFGLGVLFLIPRLLLPGLFLLVGLTLLLESWRWTRRTPS; encoded by the coding sequence ATGCATTGCCCCCGCTGCAACACAGTATTACCCGATGATGCTCGCTTCTGCATCGAATGTGGCACTGCGGTACGTGTAGCAACCGGTGAAACCATTCAGCTACCACCGACGGCTGATGCAGCCATTACTTGCCCGGTATGCAGCACCGCCAATCCACCCTATGCGCGCTTTTGCGTGTATTGCGGCGAAGCCATTCAGCGTAGTGCCGGACAACCAGCCAGCAACGTGCCACGTACCGTCTCCCCACCTCAACCACGACAGGCACGTCTCGACGAGTTTGATGCAGGGATTACCCTGTTGCTCATCGGTGCTGCACTCCTGATCCCGGTCATCTTCCGGCTACCACCGATGATCTGGCCCAACTTTCTCATGGTACTCGGCATTGCCCAGATGATCATTCACCTGCGGCGGGGAACACTTACCTCGGGCATTCGTAACGCCATCTGGCTGTTCGGGCTAGGGGTACTGTTTCTCATACCACGACTACTGTTACCCGGTTTGTTCTTGCTCGTTGGCCTCACCCTTCTGCTGGAAAGCTGGCGCTGGACACGCCGGACTCCTTCGTAA
- a CDS encoding phosphonate C-P lyase system protein PhnL, with protein MQPLLEVDHLVKSFTLHLIDGRTITPVRDVNLTVHAGEHLLIYGRSGMGKTSILKCIYRTYIPDAGHIWFSSEQFGRIDLRLAADDVILHLREREIGFCSQFLRVLPRVSALDTICEPLYRQGMDRATARHIGQEWLERLGIARSLWPASPVTFSGGEQQRINLGRAFIARPRLLLLDEPTASLDEGTKRIVIEMIQAAQHDGTAIISVSHDLAGLGAYADRKWTFNE; from the coding sequence ATGCAGCCACTGCTCGAAGTAGACCATCTGGTTAAATCCTTCACCCTGCACCTGATCGACGGTCGCACAATTACACCGGTGCGCGATGTGAACCTGACAGTGCATGCCGGCGAACACCTTCTCATTTATGGTCGCAGTGGAATGGGCAAAACCAGCATTCTGAAGTGCATTTATCGCACCTATATCCCCGACGCTGGTCATATCTGGTTTTCCTCAGAACAATTTGGGCGGATTGATCTCAGACTGGCGGCGGACGATGTCATTTTGCATCTCCGCGAACGCGAAATTGGGTTCTGTTCACAGTTTTTGCGCGTTCTGCCACGGGTATCGGCCCTTGACACTATCTGTGAACCGCTCTACCGCCAGGGAATGGATCGCGCCACAGCCAGACACATCGGACAGGAATGGCTGGAACGGCTGGGCATTGCCCGGTCGCTATGGCCGGCCAGTCCGGTCACGTTTAGTGGTGGTGAACAGCAACGGATCAATCTGGGCCGGGCATTCATTGCCCGACCACGGCTGCTACTGCTCGATGAACCTACTGCCAGTCTTGACGAAGGAACTAAACGGATCGTGATTGAGATGATCCAGGCTGCCCAACATGATGGGACAGCGATTATCAGTGTCTCTCACGATCTGGCCGGCCTGGGGGCGTATGCCGACCGTAAGTGGACGTTTAACGAGTGA
- the dps gene encoding DNA starvation/stationary phase protection protein Dps, with amino-acid sequence MAQTTEFATRIDIPVERRRSLITMLNQQLADTFDLMSQAKQAHWNVKGPQFLELHELFDELAARLNGFVDLLAERITALGGMPLGTARMAAAASRIPEYPTDITDGLSHVAALADRFAAYAQTTRQGIDFATELSDQATADLMTEIARAIDKDLWFLEAHLQG; translated from the coding sequence ATGGCACAGACTACGGAATTTGCTACCCGTATAGACATTCCCGTCGAGCGCCGTCGCTCGCTGATTACTATGCTCAACCAACAACTGGCTGACACCTTCGATCTGATGAGCCAGGCCAAACAGGCGCACTGGAATGTCAAAGGGCCACAATTTCTGGAACTTCACGAACTCTTCGACGAGCTTGCCGCTCGGCTGAATGGGTTTGTCGATCTGCTGGCCGAGCGCATTACCGCATTGGGCGGGATGCCGCTAGGTACCGCTCGCATGGCTGCTGCCGCATCGCGGATACCCGAATACCCCACCGATATTACTGACGGCCTGAGCCATGTGGCGGCGCTCGCCGACAGGTTTGCCGCATATGCCCAAACCACCCGCCAGGGGATCGATTTTGCGACTGAGCTAAGCGATCAGGCAACGGCTGATTTGATGACCGAGATTGCCCGTGCTATCGATAAAGACCTCTGGTTCCTTGAGGCACATCTGCAAGGATAA
- a CDS encoding AAA family ATPase: MSCGQPWYSIWNGVFVVSTVSETAIAEIHRVTTAIREQIGRVIVGKEAIIDLLLAALLCEGHVLLEDVPGTGKTTLARTLAGTLGCTFQRIQFTPDLLPSDVTGLSFFNQKIGEFQFRPGPIFAQIVLTDEINRATPRTQSALLEAMQERTVSIDGETRPLPRPFLVIATQNPIELEGTFPLPEAQLDRFLIKVAMGYPSAVEEEEIVQRSLTPAGNLSLAPVVSAEQVRGLQEAVRGVAINPPVRQYLVAITRATRERAEIELGASPRGSLALAHLAQARAAMAGRSFVLPDDVKAMVVPALNHRLILTAEARLRGQTTTAILEQILAQIPVPVEGEGVTG; the protein is encoded by the coding sequence ATGTCTTGTGGGCAACCCTGGTATTCGATTTGGAATGGGGTATTCGTTGTGTCAACAGTTTCCGAAACAGCAATTGCCGAGATTCATCGGGTCACGACCGCGATTCGTGAGCAAATTGGCCGTGTTATTGTCGGTAAGGAAGCGATCATTGATTTGTTACTGGCCGCTTTGCTATGCGAAGGTCACGTGCTGCTTGAAGATGTGCCGGGTACTGGTAAAACGACGCTGGCGCGCACGCTGGCCGGTACGTTGGGATGTACGTTTCAGCGGATTCAGTTTACACCGGATTTGTTGCCGTCTGATGTAACCGGGCTATCGTTCTTCAACCAAAAGATCGGTGAGTTTCAGTTTCGTCCCGGTCCGATCTTTGCCCAGATTGTGTTGACCGATGAGATTAACCGGGCCACGCCGCGCACTCAGAGTGCGCTGCTCGAAGCGATGCAGGAGCGGACGGTGTCGATTGATGGTGAGACGCGCCCGTTGCCGCGTCCCTTCCTGGTGATTGCGACGCAGAACCCGATAGAGCTGGAGGGTACCTTTCCGTTGCCGGAAGCGCAGCTTGATCGGTTTTTAATCAAGGTCGCTATGGGGTATCCGAGTGCAGTGGAAGAAGAAGAGATTGTGCAGCGGTCGCTGACACCAGCGGGTAATCTGTCGTTAGCGCCGGTTGTGAGTGCAGAGCAAGTCAGAGGGTTGCAGGAAGCGGTGCGTGGGGTTGCGATCAATCCACCGGTACGGCAGTATCTGGTGGCGATCACGCGGGCGACCCGTGAGCGGGCCGAGATCGAACTCGGTGCGAGTCCACGTGGTTCGTTGGCGCTCGCTCATCTGGCACAGGCGCGAGCAGCGATGGCGGGACGCAGTTTTGTGTTGCCGGATGATGTGAAGGCGATGGTGGTACCGGCGCTTAACCATCGGCTCATTCTGACCGCCGAGGCGCGTCTGCGTGGGCAGACGACGACCGCCATTCTCGAACAGATTCTGGCTCAGATACCGGTGCCGGTAGAGGGTGAGGGAGTGACGGGGTGA
- a CDS encoding alpha-D-ribose 1-methylphosphonate 5-triphosphate diphosphatase: protein MQFLLANATIVLPDRVVDSGWVLVENGKIGSIGQGSYPQTPTVPQFDLSGSYLLPGLVDLHCDIIEKLVQPRPGVEIEVGIAIHAADRLLLGCGVTCQFHALSLDDAEFGVRSERFVYDFLHRLSSERHCGARHLVHARVEISSDRGLVALKTIAGHPLLRLVSIMDHSPGQGQYTTEAAFRAYVAQTTGRSADEIDEILARKRAAQADIPYRIDQVVRIARDHGLPIASHDDDSPERIARWAESGIHITEFPTTMSAAKAAHTSGMSVGMGAPNVLRGKSSGGNLSALSAIEAGVVDWLCADYYPASLLPVIFRLADRGTLSLPAAVALVSYNPARAVGLDHVIGSIQPGRSADLICVRLMPDPVVQQVFVAGIPVYTWTEQHNPLPFAHHNRPDRPLPPPGPNL, encoded by the coding sequence GTGCAGTTTCTGCTAGCGAATGCAACCATCGTATTGCCTGACCGGGTAGTCGATAGCGGATGGGTGCTGGTTGAAAACGGTAAAATCGGCTCCATCGGACAGGGTAGCTATCCACAAACACCGACCGTACCCCAATTCGATCTCAGTGGTTCCTACCTGCTACCCGGCCTGGTCGATCTGCACTGTGACATTATCGAAAAACTGGTACAGCCGCGTCCTGGGGTTGAAATTGAGGTCGGGATTGCGATCCACGCTGCGGATCGGCTCTTACTCGGTTGTGGCGTCACCTGCCAGTTTCATGCGCTGTCACTGGATGATGCTGAATTTGGTGTCCGGAGCGAACGCTTCGTCTACGATTTTCTTCACCGCCTGTCCAGCGAACGGCACTGCGGGGCACGGCATCTGGTACACGCTCGGGTCGAAATCAGCAGTGATCGCGGCCTGGTTGCCCTCAAGACGATTGCCGGTCATCCGTTGTTGCGCCTGGTCTCGATCATGGATCACAGTCCAGGCCAGGGTCAATACACAACCGAAGCTGCTTTTCGGGCCTATGTAGCGCAGACGACCGGACGCAGCGCTGATGAAATTGATGAAATTCTGGCCCGTAAACGGGCCGCACAGGCCGACATTCCGTATCGGATTGATCAGGTGGTGCGCATCGCTCGCGATCATGGCTTACCGATAGCCAGCCACGATGACGACTCGCCGGAGCGTATTGCCCGATGGGCAGAATCCGGCATCCACATTACCGAATTTCCAACGACGATGAGTGCAGCGAAGGCCGCCCATACGAGTGGGATGTCGGTTGGCATGGGCGCACCGAACGTTCTGCGTGGCAAATCGAGTGGCGGAAATCTGAGTGCATTGAGCGCGATTGAAGCCGGTGTCGTCGATTGGCTCTGCGCCGACTACTATCCGGCTTCACTCTTACCGGTTATCTTTCGCCTGGCTGATCGCGGTACCCTGAGCCTTCCTGCCGCAGTAGCCCTGGTCAGCTACAACCCGGCACGGGCGGTCGGCCTCGATCACGTCATTGGCAGTATTCAACCGGGACGCAGTGCCGACCTCATCTGCGTGCGCCTGATGCCAGACCCGGTTGTCCAACAGGTCTTTGTCGCCGGCATACCTGTGTATACGTGGACAGAACAACACAACCCCTTACCCTTTGCTCACCACAACCGGCCTGACAGACCACTGCCGCCACCAGGCCCAAACCTGTAA
- a CDS encoding sensor domain-containing protein, whose translation MTDNTISSQFDYDDIATTWRGLLECIAEIIVILDIDHTIRFVNQSFITLLDYEPIALLNRHFCELVHPDESTAVEQHLSQLTVGQYQSQPLRVRLQHHDGSWRIFELRSCNRQQHPGINGIVLSGYDITPLLAADYALRSHHVCYRQLLELAPMMIIISSLPDGIIRYCNPAGARIFGVNTPEELLNRPITEFLAADEHAIMWQRRQALRNGQPLPPMLYHIYARDHVVRAVEVQGVLIEGAGEPQVLSFGYDVTDRIEAERRLHLQVHVLSQINEAVIVTDRSGAIVYLNDMAAYLYGVNPAEVLDQPLSRLFVAEPLPAQTVEWNPLSHTPGWRGELLHRLPDGRTIIVDVSIDPLHHDELANGGTLIVVRDITSRKQVEERLRLLESVVIHTNDAVLILDAEPLYSPGPFIRYANAACSRLTGYATHELIGRSLRILHGPATDVMSLQTLWQAMEQRKPIRLELLYYTRIGEPIWVDLSLSPVTDDYGQTTHFIALHRDISAQKLAAFLEHDRSEILALLLQHSPVTTVLTRLVELIERQRPHWLVWVGIDGHATASSERLLDEAERLEARIRQLLAHHHRTTTPISINVHTHWTELSQYGVTGCWLWPLAGDDGALAIFHTQTDWMPERDQSLLRVITDLLNLIADHTRLNAQLHYQVRYDPLTGLPNRHLLQERIELALRDARERRHTVALLFIDLDGFKQVNDSLGHPIGDRFLKHVSQAFAACVRPQDTLGRMGGDEFLLLMPDLPDARLADIAAQRLLDALQTPYIHEGQELRLTASIGISLFPRDGVDSVTLLKNADSAMHRAKEFKRSGFLHYRPEHSRRAHTRLALEVQLRRAIERQQLIVYYQPQYDLVTEQVASVEALVRWHHPQRGLIPPGEFVPIAEESDLIIEIGSWVLREACRQAMAWHKAGYPLLRISINVSARQLLRPEFVSEVAAILHSSGLPANWLELEITEGVMLDDPIYAARQIDQLRQLGIRIALDDFGTGYSSLAYLRQLRLDALKIDQAFVRAIDEQSNMVTNSRALLRAIINLAHSLGLAVIAEGVETPEQRSALISMGCDILQGYLFAHPLPADEVWPTILRLQNGRAPAD comes from the coding sequence ATGACTGACAACACTATCTCGTCTCAATTCGATTATGATGACATCGCAACAACCTGGCGAGGTTTGTTGGAATGTATTGCTGAAATCATTGTTATTCTTGATATTGATCATACTATTCGTTTTGTTAACCAATCCTTTATTACTCTACTCGACTACGAACCGATTGCGCTTCTTAACCGCCACTTCTGCGAATTAGTGCATCCTGACGAATCCACTGCTGTCGAACAACATCTCAGTCAACTGACAGTCGGTCAATATCAATCTCAACCCTTGCGGGTGCGGTTGCAGCATCACGACGGGAGCTGGCGTATCTTTGAATTGCGGTCGTGTAATCGCCAGCAACATCCCGGCATTAACGGCATTGTGCTGAGTGGCTACGACATCACCCCATTGCTGGCTGCCGATTATGCATTACGTAGCCATCATGTGTGCTACCGCCAGCTCCTCGAACTGGCACCAATGATGATTATCATCAGCAGCCTGCCTGATGGAATTATCCGCTATTGCAATCCCGCCGGCGCACGCATTTTTGGTGTGAACACCCCTGAAGAGCTGTTGAACCGTCCGATTACCGAATTTTTGGCTGCTGACGAACACGCGATTATGTGGCAACGCCGGCAGGCATTACGCAACGGTCAACCTCTTCCTCCTATGCTCTATCACATCTATGCCCGCGATCATGTGGTGCGTGCAGTTGAGGTACAGGGAGTTCTGATCGAAGGTGCAGGCGAACCGCAAGTACTGTCTTTTGGCTACGATGTCACCGACCGGATTGAAGCCGAGCGTCGCCTCCACCTGCAAGTCCACGTCTTGTCCCAAATCAACGAGGCGGTGATTGTCACTGATCGCAGTGGTGCAATTGTCTATTTGAATGACATGGCCGCCTATCTTTACGGCGTCAATCCCGCCGAGGTGCTGGATCAACCGCTTTCACGCCTGTTTGTCGCTGAGCCATTACCCGCGCAGACCGTCGAATGGAACCCGCTCAGCCATACGCCAGGATGGCGCGGTGAACTCCTGCACCGCTTACCCGATGGTCGCACGATCATCGTCGATGTCAGCATTGATCCGCTTCACCACGATGAACTGGCAAATGGTGGTACGCTGATTGTTGTCCGTGACATTACCAGCCGCAAACAGGTTGAGGAGCGCCTCCGCCTGCTCGAGTCGGTTGTGATCCATACCAATGATGCTGTACTGATCCTTGATGCAGAGCCGTTATATTCACCCGGGCCATTTATTCGCTATGCGAACGCAGCCTGTAGCCGCCTGACCGGCTATGCCACCCATGAGTTGATCGGACGTAGCCTGCGCATTTTGCACGGCCCCGCTACCGATGTGATGAGCCTGCAAACTCTATGGCAGGCAATGGAACAGCGCAAACCGATTCGCCTTGAATTGCTCTACTACACGCGCATCGGTGAACCAATCTGGGTTGATCTGAGTCTGTCACCGGTCACCGATGATTATGGACAAACTACCCACTTTATCGCGTTACATCGTGATATTAGTGCGCAGAAACTGGCAGCATTCCTCGAACATGATCGCTCAGAAATCCTGGCGCTCCTCCTGCAACATAGTCCAGTAACCACAGTTCTGACCAGGCTGGTGGAGTTGATCGAACGGCAACGACCGCACTGGCTGGTATGGGTAGGCATTGACGGGCATGCAACAGCTTCAAGTGAACGACTACTCGATGAAGCTGAACGCCTTGAAGCACGCATTCGACAATTACTTGCCCATCACCATCGCACCACAACCCCAATCTCGATTAATGTACATACCCACTGGACTGAACTGAGCCAGTACGGTGTTACCGGCTGCTGGCTCTGGCCACTCGCCGGTGATGATGGCGCACTGGCTATCTTCCACACCCAAACCGACTGGATGCCAGAACGTGATCAGTCGCTGCTCCGTGTTATTACCGATCTGCTCAACCTGATCGCCGATCATACCCGACTGAATGCCCAACTCCACTATCAGGTGCGCTACGATCCTCTGACCGGTCTGCCGAATCGCCATCTCCTCCAGGAGCGGATCGAGCTGGCATTGCGTGATGCACGTGAACGCCGACATACGGTTGCTTTGCTCTTCATCGATCTCGATGGCTTTAAACAGGTGAATGACTCGCTGGGCCATCCGATTGGTGATCGCTTCCTGAAACACGTCAGTCAGGCATTTGCCGCCTGCGTCCGTCCACAAGACACCCTTGGTCGGATGGGTGGTGATGAGTTCTTGTTGCTGATGCCCGATTTGCCCGATGCCCGGCTGGCCGATATTGCAGCTCAACGTCTCCTCGATGCATTGCAGACGCCGTATATCCATGAAGGACAGGAGCTGCGTTTGACCGCCAGTATCGGTATCAGTCTTTTTCCACGCGATGGCGTCGATAGTGTGACGCTGCTCAAAAATGCCGACAGTGCAATGCATCGGGCAAAGGAATTTAAACGAAGCGGGTTTTTACACTACCGGCCCGAACATAGTCGCCGTGCTCATACCCGGCTGGCACTGGAAGTTCAATTGCGGCGCGCCATTGAACGTCAGCAACTGATCGTCTACTACCAGCCACAGTACGATCTGGTTACCGAACAGGTTGCCAGTGTCGAGGCACTGGTGCGCTGGCATCATCCACAACGCGGACTGATCCCACCGGGTGAATTTGTCCCTATTGCCGAAGAGAGTGATCTGATCATCGAGATCGGTTCCTGGGTGTTACGCGAGGCATGTCGCCAGGCTATGGCCTGGCACAAGGCCGGCTACCCTCTCTTGCGCATCAGTATCAATGTGTCGGCCCGGCAGTTACTACGACCCGAGTTTGTCTCTGAAGTGGCTGCGATCTTACATTCCAGTGGGCTGCCGGCAAACTGGCTTGAGCTGGAGATCACCGAAGGAGTGATGCTCGATGACCCAATCTATGCTGCCCGCCAGATTGATCAGTTACGTCAACTTGGTATACGTATCGCGCTCGATGACTTCGGTACCGGCTACTCTTCACTGGCCTATCTGCGCCAGCTTCGCCTCGATGCACTGAAAATTGATCAGGCGTTTGTGCGGGCCATCGACGAGCAAAGCAATATGGTCACCAACAGCCGTGCACTCCTCCGCGCAATCATCAACCTGGCCCACAGCCTGGGTCTGGCAGTGATCGCCGAGGGGGTTGAGACACCTGAACAACGCTCGGCGCTGATCAGCATGGGTTGCGACATCCTGCAAGGCTACCTGTTTGCGCATCCACTCCCGGCAGATGAGGTCTGGCCTACCATTTTGCGCTTACAGAATGGTCGTGCCCCGGCAGATTAA
- a CDS encoding ATP-binding cassette domain-containing protein, which translates to MIDEDWILRVDHLYKHFGPTCADCHQLTGPTQGRSRCPRCGTVWACVDVNLQLAKGEVLGIVGESGSGKSTLLQMIHLTVQPDRGHIWYRADGETAHDLTTLNRYEARLFRNTHLGIVYQRPELGLNMRFSIGGNVAEKLLLAEWRHFGRIRARTTELMVKTELPPERIDDEPPTFSGGMLQRVQIAKALASRPTILLLDEITSGLDVSVQARILDLLRRIQWEDRITMLLVSHDLGVVRQLARRTIVMKNGHIVEAGLTDQILEDPQHPYTQLLVSSAL; encoded by the coding sequence GTGATCGATGAAGACTGGATCTTGCGCGTAGATCATCTCTACAAACACTTCGGCCCAACCTGTGCCGACTGTCACCAGCTTACCGGCCCCACACAGGGACGCTCCCGTTGTCCGCGTTGTGGCACCGTGTGGGCATGTGTGGACGTGAACCTGCAACTGGCAAAGGGCGAAGTACTTGGCATTGTTGGAGAGAGTGGCAGCGGCAAAAGCACACTCTTGCAGATGATCCACCTTACTGTACAACCCGACCGTGGTCACATCTGGTACCGTGCAGACGGCGAGACAGCACACGATCTCACGACTCTGAACCGCTACGAAGCACGGCTGTTTCGGAATACCCACCTTGGTATCGTCTACCAGCGGCCAGAGCTTGGGCTGAACATGCGCTTCTCGATAGGCGGGAATGTAGCCGAAAAACTGCTTCTCGCCGAATGGCGACACTTTGGTCGTATTCGCGCACGTACCACCGAATTGATGGTGAAAACCGAACTTCCCCCTGAGCGCATTGACGATGAACCACCCACGTTTAGTGGTGGGATGCTCCAGCGCGTCCAGATCGCCAAGGCGCTGGCCAGCCGACCCACCATCCTGCTCCTTGACGAAATCACCAGCGGTCTGGATGTGTCAGTACAGGCTCGCATCCTCGACCTGCTGCGTCGGATTCAGTGGGAAGATCGCATCACCATGCTGCTGGTATCACACGACCTTGGCGTCGTTCGCCAACTGGCTCGACGCACGATTGTGATGAAGAATGGTCACATTGTTGAAGCCGGTCTTACCGATCAGATTCTGGAAGACCCGCAGCATCCGTATACACAGTTGCTTGTCTCATCAGCCCTGTAA